The following is a genomic window from Bacillota bacterium.
ACGGCACAAAGTCGAAAAAGTCGTAAATGCGCCCAAAAAACCAGTGGTCAAACCAAGCTTCATCTCATTCCCCAGCTTCCAAACCTCAAAGGGCAGTGTAAGAATGAGTGCCAGAAAAAAGCTTCCTAACATATTAATAATTAACGTATTTAGCGGAAAGCTCGTATGAAAACTGAATATATGAACAGACCTGACCAAATAACGTAAAATAGCACCGGCAAATGCGCCAATGCTGATATAAAAATAATTCTTCATATTAACCCTTTGTACAAAGGCTCTCGAAAGCCTTTTTTATAACATATTTATTATATCATCAGCAACATTTTCAACATCTTTTTCGGCGTTAACACTTATATTACAATGAGCCTCATACAAAGGACGCCGCTCTTCAAAAAGCTCTATAACACGCTTTTTAGGATCTTCAGTCTTCATAAGCGGGCGGTTTTTCCCCTTTTTTATATTGTTATATAAAAATTCAGTCCCCGCTTTAAGATATACCACGAGCCCATTTGGGGTCAGCACCTCAAAATTATCTCTTCTGAGAATCGCGCCGCCGCCAAGAGATATCACGTTATTCGTCAAAGCGGCTAAGCCTTGAATATATTTATATTCGAGAGCGCGGAAATATTCTTCCCCATAGCTCGCAAATATCTCAGTTATACTCTTGCCCTCTTCCTTTTCTATTTTACGATCCAAATCGTAAAAAGTAAAACCAAGACGTTTTGAAAGCACTTTTCCGACAGTAGTTTTCCCGCACCCCATAAATCCTGCCAAAACTATATTGC
Proteins encoded in this region:
- the crcB gene encoding fluoride efflux transporter CrcB; translation: MKNYFYISIGAFAGAILRYLVRSVHIFSFHTSFPLNTLIINMLGSFFLALILTLPFEVWKLGNEMKLGLTTGFLGAFTTFSTLCRESAELMRHGDYNTAFSYIVLSALLGLGSAYLGIIAAEMVGNKIKKAERDVK